The Culicoidibacter larvae DNA segment ACTGGCAGAATAACTCAAGTTATTATCGCCATTTAAATCATAACCATCAAAGCTAGCAAGACCAATCAAAAACGGCGAAAGCTTTGTCATCAGCGGTGCATCTTCTACTGAGGCACTATTGCTTTCGTCTTCAGCAGTATCATCAGTTGTTTCTACTTTATTATCTTCAGTATTATTTTCACTTGCTTGAATATCTGTTTGTTCATTCTCATTACTGAAGTTAATCGCAAAAACATTTAAATTCATTTGCGATACTACTACAAGCGTTGCCACTAATAAAAGGCAACTAATTTTTACTATTTTTTTCATAGGAAAATCCCCCTTAAATATAGATTATAAATAAATCATAGCCTATTAATATTCCTTATTCTGTATATTATTGGTTTGAATTGTGAGATTTATGATGCGTTCGCTTATGCATGACTTTTTTTAAATTAGCCATTGTACGTAAAGACCAAAAAAATTGCAAGAACAGAAAAATTATTGGAATAACCAACATAATGACTACGCCAATTTTCAATATCGTAAATCCAAAAGAATCAAATAGTTCAAACTCATTCTCAGAATTTAAAAACAAATTTTGATCATACCAGCCACTTTCTGTGTTATTTACCAAGGCTGAACTTTCAATTAAGGTTATTGGTACGCTAGTTGAAATACCTAACGCATTAAATGAAATCTCGTATGTTCCCACTTCAAACCTTAACTTACTTGTATCGACTCCATCTATCGGTAACTCCTCAAGAGTATCAATACGCCATGCATGGGCGTCAGTAGCCTTTATCCAATCATATATTTGATATCTTTTTGCATCTGTAATACTTATAGTTACTCCAGTAGCATCAATAGCATTATTTCCGGTAATAAAGGTAAATGGACCTTCAACAGTAATATAAATTGTTTCTTCAAGTGCTAAACCATTTTGATTATAATAAATCTTTATCGGGTATGTTCCTGGTCGGTATGAACTACTTTCCAATTTTTGAATAGTATTAGCTATAGCCTCATCTTGAGATTCATAAAATTCCGGAGTAACTGCAAATGTTTTTACATTTAGCAAACACAGTATGGAAAATGAAAAAATAATAGTTATGATAGTTTTACGCATCTTTTCTCACCTCTTCAATAGGCAATATAATTGTGAGTAAAACACCATTATCTTTCTTTTCAAATGTCGCACTGCCACCATGTCCGGACACCATACTCTTTATTGTATACATTCCTATACCGCTTCCAAAATTGATATCCTCATCGTTTATATGATAAAACAAATCAAATACTTGTTCGAAATCAATATTCTCAGTGTTCTCTTTATCATTGTAGGCCTCAATAACTAAAAAACCATTTTCGGCAAACATGCTAAGTTCAAATTCTCCGTACTCATCAGCATACTGACAAGCATTGGAAATAATATTATGAAAAACCTGCTTTAATTCAAGCGGTTGAAAATATCCATAAATTTCTTTTGGGGCATCTAAAGAAACAGTTAGATGGCGTTTTTCAAATAAAGTTGCAAATAGCTTTAGCATATCCTTTGCTACTGCTACCACATTGATGACCGTTGCATTGTTATCAACTATTTCTTCTTCATTCATCACTAATAAAGCTTCACTTATTTCATTCATAAGTTGATCATCAATATCTGCTAAGTCTTGAAGTATTTTCAACTCAAGTTCATCATTAGGATTAAGATAACCTTGGAGACGTTCATTCTGAATCATCGCAATATTTATTGGAGTCTTTAGATTATGAATAATCGCAGTTGCCAATCGTTTTTGATAAACTGTACGTTCTTTTTGTTCTTGAAGTTCTCGCTCCAAACTAGAATAGTTATCATCAATCTTAGACATTTTCCCTAATAAATCTTCACTAAATATACTTAAATCTTCTGATAATGCATCATACTCCATTTCACTGCTGCTCTGTAACTCATCAAAACGATATTCTTTTAAGTTCATAATGTTTTTTTGAAGCCGACGAATTGGCAATATAAGTTGGCGGAATAAAATCACAACCAAAACTATCATAATTACACTAAGAATTACAATTCCAGTCATAAGAATACTCATGATAATCTCAAAGAAAACTTGACTGCTCATCTTATGAATCGCTAACCATACCTGATAAATACCATTACCATTTTTCACCTCAAAGGCACCATGATAACTCAAATAGTCATTATCGGTTTCAGCTTTAAGCTTTGAAAAACTTGTTTCAGCCATATTCGAAAAGATAACTGCTGCCTCTTGTTTAACAACAATATCTAGCTTGTACTCACTTGCGAATTTTTCAATTTCTTGTGCAACAATGCTTTGATCAACTGCTAATCTTTCATTCAGTTGTGACCGGATTTCATTGACTTCATTCTGTTCTAATTGAGTATATAAAGAAGGAATATTATATATTAAAAAAGCCAAAGCAATAACAATAATAATATACAAACAGCCAATAACATTAAACAGCATGCGCCAATTTATTTTTTTCTTATTCCGACCATTCATAACCAATACCACGAACCGAATAAATACTAAATAACTCTAATTTGCGTCGAAGCTGTTTAATGACTTGGTCAACGTTCCTAGGATCAACTGAAAATTCATTTCCTTTCCAGATTTTAGAAATAATTTCTTCTCTTGGAAGCACAGTGTTTTTATTCAACAAGAAAATGATTAACACATCGAATTCTAAACGGGTTAATTGAATTTCTTGTTCGCTTTTAAACACTTTTCTTTCAGAAAAATTGACCTTTAATTTTTGCGATCTACTTTCTAAATACTCAACTTCTTCAGTGAATGCACCTTTATGAAGTGCTCGGTTAATTCTAGTTAATAAGACCCGTATTGAAACCGGCTTTTTAATAAAATCACTGGCGCGCAACTCTAAGCCACGAACCTCATCGTCTTCTTCATCAGAACCAGTCAGCAAAATAACTTTTACTCTTGAATCCAATTTTTGTAGAATTGCCAAAAACTGCAATCCATCAATCATATCCATCATGATGTCACTAAGTACTAAATCATATCGTTTATCTTTAAACAAACTTAATCCATCAGCAACATTTGAAGCGAGATCAACCTCGTATCCTTCAAGTCGCAGTACCTCAGCAATAACACTTTGGAATTTTATATCATCATCAACAAATAATATTTTATACATATAATCCCCCCAGATTAATCAATGATATTATTAATATTCTCCTAATTCTGAGTCTACACTAACTCTAAAACAATTGCAGTAATATTTGAGTGAGTTTTATGAGTTTTGTGATACTTGACTCGGCATAGTTATGTCCTATCATACTCTGAATATACAATGTTTTGTAAAAAAATACATATATACATAGTTTTGTTGATAATGCACAAATAATATTCATACTGCAAATTCTATGCATTTTACTATCACAATAGCTATAATATGAATATATACATACCTGTGAGGCGTTATTATGAAGAAAAACTATAATGAATCCTTTGAAGAACTTGGCAAACAACTAAAAAGCATTCGCAAGGGCAAAAATATAACTCAGACAGAAGTTTCAAAAGCATTACTTAGTCAGTCGCAAATTGCAAGAATCGAGAACAATATCTCGATGCCTTCAACACAAAATTTTATTAATATTTTGGATAAACTGAATATCACCCCGAATGAGTTTTTCTATATTTCCAACGGGATAGAAAAGAACCCAAAAGTTATCCTCTTAAATTTATTACAAGAGCTATCAAATACCGGAAAAATTGAAGTTGCAATAACTGCCAAAGAATTATGCACTTTATATCATAATCAACTAAATGATCCGGTTTTTGCTGAGTTTCTAACAATAATTGACTGTCACTTATATGTCATGAAACATCATACATTTGTTGTCCCAAAGAAATTATTAAATCAGCTTCACAAAATTTGGGATAACCTATTCATCATGGAAGAATGGCATCTCTATGAATTAAATTTAATTTGCTATGTAATATTATTCGGTCAACTTGATAATTCGATAGAAATCGGGATAGACGCAATTTATCACGCAAAAAAATACAGATTTTATAAAGAAGCAAATATAATTATCCAACAACTCTATTTTTCATTAACAACGTTGCTTATCCAAAACCAAAAATATGAATTAGCACTCCAGTATTGTACCGATTACTTTGAATCAAATCTATATGGAATTGCACTGCACTTATCTATTTACACCTTATATAACAAAAGTATTGCATACACTAAATTAAATAATTTTGAGCAATCTAATACTACTTTAGCAACAGCGCACTCATTGGAATCTCTGCTCGGACTTCCAAAAGATACTTACCCTAATTACATGCAATTATTAATTGATTGAGTGCATTTTTTTGAATTAAGGAAAAATAAAAAACCATCAGTTGAACGGACTGATGGTTTTTCTAGGGTTTTTGCGCATGGACAACGCATTAAAATAAAGTTTTTCATCAAAGATTCTTAAGGGGGATATCTATCATAAGATGAAAAATGAGGAAAATGATAATTTTAACATATAAATTATCATCGATGTATCTTTGCTGTTGCTACTTCTAAGATACTCACTTATTATAGCAACCTGAAAAGTAAAAATAACTATTTATAAAAATTTTTATACTATTTTTTTCCATAACTATTCCAAGCATCAATTCCAGCTTTAACTGAACGGCTCATTTCATCCATGAAATCAGTACCATTTTTACGTTTATACATCCATAAACCGAAGTTATCTTCTTTTTCCGGATACTTCTTAGCAGTGTTCATTTCCACCAGCTCTGCATCCGTAAGTTCCTGATATTCATTTTCGAAGACAACATATTTGGCATCATAACGGTCTCGTTTCACGCGCTCCATATCCTCAGGGTAATGACCAAAGGTTAACATCGTCACCGGAAACGCTAATTCCGGTAATTTGAATAAATCACGGTGAGCCTCATAATGTTCCATGATATCACCAATGTAGCATGAACCAATGCCCAAGCTTTCAGCGGCGATGACTGCGTTTTGGGCAGCGATGATGGCATCGTTCGCCGCCAACAGGAACTCGCCTTCTTGTGGGTAGTGCATAGCTTTGTCTTGTTCTGCGCACCATTGTGGGACACCTGATACGCGATAGTATTCATACCACTTACTGAAATCCAAAACAAAAACTAAAACCATCGGCGCTTTAGCGATGAATGGTTGGTTATCACAGCTTTTCACCAAAAAATCCTTCTTTGCCTGATCGGTGACGTCAATAATTGAGTAAAGCATCATATTTCCGGCTGTTGGTGCACGCAATGCACTATGTAAAATTGCCTGCTTATCCTCCGGACTGATTGGCTTGTCAGCATAACGCCGCAATGAACTGCGTGCTTCGATGACTGATAATACTTGATTCATCTTGCATACCTCCTTAATATTGTTAATAATTATAACACTCACAATTCAAATTGCAATAACTTTCCGCAATTCTTCGTGGAAATTGCTATACCAGCTCCCCTGATTTCTGCTATACTATTAAGGAAAGGATGTGCCGCAACGTGCCAATCACTCTACTTGCTACAAATGAAGTTATCGAAAAAATGCATTTTTTTTATAGTGAACAAATTGACGCGAAAACGCCGCCCTACGCGGTCTTTCGCGCTCGCACCGATAACTGTGTTATTACCGCCTATGAATCGCTGAAAGTTGTCTTTCAGGGCGCGGGCGAAACGCAGGAAGCCAAGCTCTGGCAAGGCTTCCTGCCAGAGTCAGCCAGTAGTACGGCTAAGCCAGTACCTGCAAAGTCTGATGGCCACAGCGCCGGTAAGTACCGGCACTTGCAGGCGATCGGTTCGGATGAATCCGGCGTCGGCGATTATTTCGGGCCGCTGACTGCGGCCGCGGCCTACATCGGGCATGAGCAACAAGCCATTGTTGCTCAGTATCGCTTGCTTGACAGCAAGCAGTTGACCGATGACTACATTCGCAGCATCGCGCCAAACTTGATGCAAGAGATTCCTTATAAAATTGCTATTATGCCAAATGAAAAGTACAACCTTTATCAGGCACAGGGCGTGAACGCCAACAAGATGAAAGCTATTCTCCATAATCATGCGCTGAGCGATTTAAAAGGCCGTATTACTGCGCCAGTAGATTTGATTCTTGTTGACCAGTTCGTTAATGAGCGCAAATATTATGAGTATCTGGCGGGAATGCAGCCATTAACCGGTCTGACCTTCGAAACCAAGGCTGAAAACATGCATCCGGCGGTAGCAGCTGCTTCAATTCTAGCCCGCTACACCTATTTACAGGCCATGGATAAATTGTCGGCTGAGGTTGGAGTTCAACTTTTAAAGGGTGCGAATGCTAAGGTAGATGAACAAATTCGCATGCTGGTTGCTCAAAACGGCAAAGAAATCCTGAATCATATCGCCAAAGTACATTTCGTTAATACCGAAAAAGCTTTGGGAGAAAATTAAAAAAGAGTTATCCTCAGGATAACTCTTTTTCTCTTTACATAAATAATTGCTTGCGGATGCCATAAAACAGGAGTTGATGTAAACTAATCCAAATGACAGCCGCAAAAATAACTTCTGCGATGGCAAGCGGCAGGAAAAAAATATTATTGCTGATTGCAAACCATAATGCAAATTGGCCACCATAAAGCAGGATGTAAAGAAAAATAATAATGATGTACAAAGTTGTACGATCCTGATACTCTGACACTCGCTTCAACCAGTAATCCTTCAATTGCAAAATCAATAATATCGCTGTTCCCAGCCAATATGTTGCTGGTATCATGAAGTCAAAAACTACAAGAATACCGGCAAGCCATTGAAAAGTAATAAACAGGCATAAGTGAGTAAGTGTTGCGGCATCCAGATGCCAGCTATATTGCACCTTATTTGCAAATTGAATTCGTTGCAGGGAAAACGGCGTTTTTTGCAACCATCGTTCAATTAGTTTAAGCAACAGCCATGATATTAGTGGTGCAAGCAAGATAAAGAGCACTCCGGCCAACAACTCTGAAATAATATAATCATTCATGTTCTTCATCATCCTTCTCACTTAAACGCAGTCGTTTGACTTTTTGATATATTTGCCAAATATGATTTTCATCATTAGAAGTTAACTGGGCAATAACATGGGCACGATTTTCATGAATATGAACATAACCAAGCGCCGCAAATAAATCTTCATCACCGCTGTCACTAAGAATGCTGATTTTAGAAAATTCAAAGAAGCTCAGGAAGTCAGCGTGCCGTTCCAGAACGGTACGCTGACCAGTATTCGTGTCAATAACAAAGCCCTTCACATCTTTTTGGTATAGAACCCCTGAGGGCGAAACGATTTCTAAATACACGTTACGCACCTACTTCTTCATTATTTTGGAATAATTCTTCAACACTACCAATATACAAGAACTCTTGCTCTGAAAACTGATCACAACGTCCATCAAGAATCATTTCAATACTGGTTAAGGTATCTTCTAATTGCATAAAGACTCCCGCTTTACCGGTGAATTTTTCAGAAACTGCAAATGGTTGCGAGAAATAGTTACGGATTTTACGGGCACGGTTTACAATGTTTTTATCATCATCGCTAAGCTCTTCCATACCAAGCACATTGATAATTTCTTGTAACTCAGTATACCGTTGTAAGGTTGCTTTAACACTATTGGCAATATTATAATGACGCTCGCCAACAAAGTGTGGGTTGAGAGCCCGAGACGAAGATGCTAATGGATTGATTGCCGGGAAAATACCTAATGAAGCAATACTTCTTTCCAAAACGATTGTTGAATCCAAGTGACTGAATGTTGCTGCTGCTGATGGATCATCTACGTCATCAGCAGGTAAGAATACTGCCTGAATTGAAGTAATTGAACCATCCTCAGTTGAAGCAATACGCTCTTGAAAAGCACCGATTTCTTTACTCAGGGTCGCTTGATAGCCACCAGTAATCGGAATCTTGCCTAACAAAGCGGCAACTTCTGATCCCGCTTGAACAAATCGGAACACATTATCAACAAAGAATAAAACATCCTTCTTGTTAACATCACGGAAGTACTCAGCAATTGTTAATCCGGTCATTGCTGCCCGCATCCGTACTCCCGGTGATTCATTCATTTGTCCTAATACAACCGCTGTTTGTGGCAGCACACCACTCTCTTCAAGTTCTTTATAGAGGCCGATTCCTTCACGAATCCGTTCACCGACTCCAGCAAATACTGAATAACCGCCTTGTAATCCAACATTATTAATCAGCTCTTGCATTAATACGGTTTTCCCTACACCGGCACCACCAAACAGTCCAGCCTTGCCACCTTTTAAAATCGGACACATAACGTCGACAACTTTAATTCCGGTAAGCATAATTTCTTTCTCAATAGAGAGTTGGGTAAAGTCCGGTGAATCACGGAAAATTGACCACTTTGTTTCAGCAAGTGGCGCCGGCTTACCATCAATTGGCTCACCATACACATTCATCATTCGTCCTAATACTTCCGTGCCTACCGGCACCTCAATTGAACGTTTTAAATTTACAACTTTATCACCGCGACGAAGTCCACTGACTTCACCAACAGCAATCGCCTTTACCGTACTGATTCCTGAATGTTGCACAACTTCGGCAACATACGTTCCTTGATAAGTTTGGTATTCTAAGGCATGGCCGATTTCAGGAAGATACTCGTTGCCGAATTCAATTTCCAAAACAAACCCGCTGATTGCGATAATGACACCTTGTTCTTTTTGGCTTATCGTCATTCTTTTTCCTCCTTAATAATCTGAGCTCCAGTTATAATATCAATAAGTTCGCCTGTTGCTTGCTGCAACCGGCTTTTTTTACGTAATGCAATTGATTCATCCAATCGCTCACTGGTATTTTCATTTGCTGCTTTCATGGCAATCCGCCGCGCACAATACTCACTGGCAACTGAATAAAGCAGCATACTGTATATTAAACCACACAGATAGTTTTCTAAAAGTTGGTACTCCAACTCATCATCTTGTTCTTCAAAGTCAAGCACACCACTTAATTCATCAGTAACTGTTGCTACTTCCGCCTCCGGTAAATCGGGATAAATTTTGGTAAATTGTGCTTGCGACTGTACAGCATTTAAATACTGCGTAAACACTACATAAATACTATCAAAACGACCACTACGAATATTGCGAATAAGCTCTGTTGTAAGAATTGTTGCCTGCTCTAAGTTAATTGCTTCAAGCGGCTCGTTGATGGTCTGAATAATTGTTTGTTCTTTTCTTTCTAAATAACGCTGGCCCTGATTGCCAATAACAATAAACTCTTTATTGGCGTCCGTCGGTAATGTCGTTAATAGTTTATCAATTTGCTTGAATACTTCTAGGTTATAGGCACCACAGAGACCGCGATTCGACGTTACCATGAGAATCGCGATATTTTCTTCCGTACCTTCACCAGCACCAAAACTAATAGTATTTGAAAGCTGCTGTAAACTTTTCAAAATTGTTGTGTAATAAGCTACTGCGCTTTCAGCCCGCTGACGGTAACCGCCAAGCTTACTTAATGTTGAGAGCTCCGTTACCCGTACAATTTTCTTGGTTGTATTTAAAGCATTAATTTTTTTAGTTAGTTCTTGAATTAATCCTGCGCCCACAAAAACGCCTCCTTGGTTTGCACAATCAATTGTGTACAAACGACAATAGCCGCTTCATCAAGTTCGCTTAATTCTGGTAATCGCTGGCTGAGTGCACTAAAATCAGTATCGATCAGACTTTTTTCAAGTAATACTGTTTTAAATGCATGTACTTGTTCAATCGGAACATCAATGAAGAACCCTTCTTGGAAAGTAAAAAGCAATAATACCAGTTGCGCTAAAGCGTTGGGAGTTACAATCGGCTGTTTGAATATTTCCAATAATATCTGCCCATTAGTAATAGTTTTCAAGCTTTCTTCATCTAAAGAGTTATCAAATGCCAAGAATTCTTTTAGTTCATCAAATTGTGATAAGATCAAAGTTAAATTCTTGCTAAGCTTACGCACTATTGGGTGCTGTGCATCGCCACCAACCCGAGATACTGATAAACCAATATCAACTGCCGGTTTTTGACCGCTGTTAAATAGATCAGAACGCAAAAATAGCTGCCCATCAGTAATTGAAATAACATTGGTCGGAACATAAGAGGTAATATCATCCGAAAGCGTTTCGACAATCGGCAAAGCTGTAATTGAACCGCCGCCATTCGCTTCATTCAATTGAACCGCGCGTTCCAATAAGCTTGAATGGATGTAGAAGATATCACCAGGATATGCTTCACGCCCCGGTGGACGACGGAACAGTAATGTAATTGCTCTGTAAGCATCAGCATGTTTACTTAAATTATCAAATACAATCAAGACATCTTTTCCTTGATCGCGCCAGAATTCGGCAAGCGCCATACCAGTGTATGGTGCTAAGTACTGCATTGTTAAACTGCTGTTTGCCGCAGCACTGACTATTGTTGTATACTCAAGCGCACCATATGTTTTTAAAGTATGGGCAACATCTGCAACATAAGACAACTTTTGGCCAATAGCCACATAAATACAACGAACATCTTGACCGCGTTGATTGATAATCGTATCAATTGCAATTTGGGTTTTTCCGGTCTGTCGGTTTCCTAAAATAAGTTGCCGTTGACCACGACCAATTGGGGTGATTGCATCAATAATTGATAAACCGGTAATCAATGGCCGTGAAACACCATCAATAGTCATAATTGGTGGTACAACATTGAATGCCGGATAACTTTTACCGGTTTCACCTAATGAAGAACCATCCATTGGTGTACTCAACGAGTTAATTACTTTACCTAAAAGTTCATCTCCAACCGGAGAACTAAAAATTGTTTTGGTTGAGACAACTTCCATTCCTTCGCAAATATCGTTTGTATCTTCAAAAAGTCCGACACCCAGAAATTCTTCACCTAAGTCAAGCACTAAACCATTATATTGTTGATTAATGATGACAACTTCATGCAATCTCGCTGCTTCAAGTCCGGAACAAAAAATAATTCCATCAGCAACACGCTCGACACGGCCATAATTTTTTATGTATTCCAGATCAACCGGAAGTTCAAATTTATCTGCATCAAAGTTTATTTGCTTATTCATGCATTCACCACCTCTTTCATTTCTCTGATATATCCATTGACTAAAGCTTCATAGGATAAATCTATACTTATATTTTCGTGACGAATCACAATACCGCCCAGCATATTGCGGTCGATAGTTGTTTTAATTCGGTATTGGGGATAAGTTTCACTCCACAATGCCGAAAAAGTTTCTTCAGCCTCGCTATCAGCAACTGTAATTTCAATAATACCGGTATAAAAATAAATATTGTAGCATTTTACGAAGTTACTGTATAACGCAATCATTTGTCGGTAAGAATATTTTGTTAACATGTAAAAGAGGAACTGAATAAATTCAGCATCCAGATTTGCTAACAGTTCGTCATCATACATTGCCTTTAACTGTTGTTCTTCTGAAAGAAAACGATTCTGAATAATTCGTTTTACTTTAAAGGTTCTGAGTCGTTTATAAAAAGTTGCAAATGATTCTGCAAACGATTCAAGTTCTTGATGTGAATACATATCGAATATTCGCAAAATAACTCTGTATGGTAAAGCACAACGCACCTTATATTGCTCCATAACCACACTAAACTCATTAATAGCATGTTGTAAGAAACGTGGCTCTTCAGCCTTATTTTTTTGTAACACATCCGTATATAACTTTTCAATTAACGTTGTGTCAACATTTATATCATTTTTAGACTCTGTTGACGCAACTTCTTTTGTGTTTGCATCAGCCTTAATTGCTAAAACTTGTTCGGTAAATTTAGCCTCAATAGCTGAGCGCTCAATGACATAAGTTTCTCTTGCTGTTTTTATTTCAAAAGCAAAGCGTTCCGACATTTGTGCGGTTTTTGTTCGCTGAGCTTCAAGTTCATCGCCAAGTTGCGTATTTAAAGCCTTATAATGCTCTACTTGTAACTGCAATTGCTCCTGACGAATAAAATTCTCATCATGCAATGAGTCAAACAAAACAACAAACCGCTTTTGAATCTGCTTTTTAAGAAAAGTAATCATCTCAATAAAGCCGAAAACAATTAAAACGCAAAGGACAATGCCAATCAATATAATTTTCATGATTAATTCATATCCCTTCGGTATTAATGTATAAACGGATTAAGGAAAATCAATACAATTGCAATTGCTAAAGCAAACAATATCAATACAATCATTGTCAATAAGCCAATGAACAACATATTCATAACTTCCGGTTTGGCACTCGGGTTTTTACCGACTGCCTCGGTCGCCTTACTCACAGCAATTCCTTGACCGATACTCGCGCCTAAAACTGCTAAACCAATTGCTAACGCAGCGCCAAGAACACTCAGCCCAACTACTAAATTCATATCCATATTTTTTTCATCCTTTCGTTCTCACTGCCACATTCAATATGCCAGAGGAAATCCTAATCTAGGTAAGTGTAAAATAACAACTGGTTCGCTTCATCGTAAACAGCAACCCGAAAATCAAACTGCTCAACACTCAATGCCGTTATCCGCGTCTCAAACTGCCAAATATCAGCATCGCGCTGTTCAAGTTCGCCCTCAAAAAACGACTGCCATTCACGATCATCGGCAACATCATTTTTGTTGCTGCGTTCAAGAATCACTTTAAAATTACTTATATCTTCTTGATTTTCGAAACGAAACTCAAGAAGAAAATTATTTATCGCAGTAATCGAATTGCTACTGCTTCCAACTACATCGCTATCAACTTTTTCTTCAATCAGCACCAGTGATGCCGGCTGTTTAAAAGTAAATGTCGAATCGAGCGGGTATGTAAAGGTTTCAATAGCGCCGCTTGCTCTATCTGCTGCTACAATTTGTAGCTCTGCTTTATAATCCTGCTCTTCTGCGGATGTTTCCGGGACAAGTGTAATTGAGCCATCACGCTTATCCGTAATAACTGCATCGATTGCTCCGCCAAACCAACGATTCTCAGTAAGAACAACATTTGCATCCAACATCTCGTAATCATCAGACTGCCAATCATATTCAACACGAATCGCTTGTCCTGCTGCCCGCACCGACTGCAGTCCACTCATTCTTGTTGTCGGCATCGTATAATATTGCGCAGATTGATTCAATAACATTTCTTCACCATTAGTTAATTCAATTTTTAATTGGAATTGATACGCCGTTTGCGGCTTCAATCCACGAATAGTAATCTGCTCACCAATATCTGCTAAACGGCTTGCATTCACTGCTACTTCAAAACTCTGACCAAATAATGATTTTTCACTAACTACTAAAGTCGCCTTACTGATACCTTCGATTTTCACATCAGTGGCTACTGTAAGCGTCATATCACTTGAACGTGCTAAATCTACATTGTATAAAGCCCGGACTGACTGAGTACTCAACTCAGGACTCAGTACGCGAATCGTCTGTATCCCACTATTATCACCTAAATCAAACTGATAACTTAAACGCAACTGATAATCATGATTGCTAGCCAAATTTGTAACATTCAAAATGCTTTCATTACTATTATGATAAAGCGTCTGCACCACGCTGTTATTAGCTAAATCTAAAACCTCAACACTAATCGGTCCAACTAAGGTATGATCAATATCATAAATTGTTAACTTAGTTGCGACGCTGGTTACCCCGGCGTCAACATAATCAAATTGCACTGTAGGAATCTTTCTTGCCATATTGGCA contains these protein-coding regions:
- a CDS encoding response regulator transcription factor: MYKILFVDDDIKFQSVIAEVLRLEGYEVDLASNVADGLSLFKDKRYDLVLSDIMMDMIDGLQFLAILQKLDSRVKVILLTGSDEEDDEVRGLELRASDFIKKPVSIRVLLTRINRALHKGAFTEEVEYLESRSQKLKVNFSERKVFKSEQEIQLTRLEFDVLIIFLLNKNTVLPREEIISKIWKGNEFSVDPRNVDQVIKQLRRKLELFSIYSVRGIGYEWSE
- a CDS encoding F0F1 ATP synthase subunit epsilon codes for the protein MRNVYLEIVSPSGVLYQKDVKGFVIDTNTGQRTVLERHADFLSFFEFSKISILSDSGDEDLFAALGYVHIHENRAHVIAQLTSNDENHIWQIYQKVKRLRLSEKDDEEHE
- a CDS encoding nitroreductase family protein, which encodes MNQVLSVIEARSSLRRYADKPISPEDKQAILHSALRAPTAGNMMLYSIIDVTDQAKKDFLVKSCDNQPFIAKAPMVLVFVLDFSKWYEYYRVSGVPQWCAEQDKAMHYPQEGEFLLAANDAIIAAQNAVIAAESLGIGSCYIGDIMEHYEAHRDLFKLPELAFPVTMLTFGHYPEDMERVKRDRYDAKYVVFENEYQELTDAELVEMNTAKKYPEKEDNFGLWMYKRKNGTDFMDEMSRSVKAGIDAWNSYGKK
- a CDS encoding helix-turn-helix domain-containing protein, with protein sequence MKKNYNESFEELGKQLKSIRKGKNITQTEVSKALLSQSQIARIENNISMPSTQNFINILDKLNITPNEFFYISNGIEKNPKVILLNLLQELSNTGKIEVAITAKELCTLYHNQLNDPVFAEFLTIIDCHLYVMKHHTFVVPKKLLNQLHKIWDNLFIMEEWHLYELNLICYVILFGQLDNSIEIGIDAIYHAKKYRFYKEANIIIQQLYFSLTTLLIQNQKYELALQYCTDYFESNLYGIALHLSIYTLYNKSIAYTKLNNFEQSNTTLATAHSLESLLGLPKDTYPNYMQLLID
- the rnhC gene encoding ribonuclease HIII; translation: MPITLLATNEVIEKMHFFYSEQIDAKTPPYAVFRARTDNCVITAYESLKVVFQGAGETQEAKLWQGFLPESASSTAKPVPAKSDGHSAGKYRHLQAIGSDESGVGDYFGPLTAAAAYIGHEQQAIVAQYRLLDSKQLTDDYIRSIAPNLMQEIPYKIAIMPNEKYNLYQAQGVNANKMKAILHNHALSDLKGRITAPVDLILVDQFVNERKYYEYLAGMQPLTGLTFETKAENMHPAVAAASILARYTYLQAMDKLSAEVGVQLLKGANAKVDEQIRMLVAQNGKEILNHIAKVHFVNTEKALGEN
- a CDS encoding sensor histidine kinase; the encoded protein is MNGRNKKKINWRMLFNVIGCLYIIIVIALAFLIYNIPSLYTQLEQNEVNEIRSQLNERLAVDQSIVAQEIEKFASEYKLDIVVKQEAAVIFSNMAETSFSKLKAETDNDYLSYHGAFEVKNGNGIYQVWLAIHKMSSQVFFEIIMSILMTGIVILSVIMIVLVVILFRQLILPIRRLQKNIMNLKEYRFDELQSSSEMEYDALSEDLSIFSEDLLGKMSKIDDNYSSLERELQEQKERTVYQKRLATAIIHNLKTPINIAMIQNERLQGYLNPNDELELKILQDLADIDDQLMNEISEALLVMNEEEIVDNNATVINVVAVAKDMLKLFATLFEKRHLTVSLDAPKEIYGYFQPLELKQVFHNIISNACQYADEYGEFELSMFAENGFLVIEAYNDKENTENIDFEQVFDLFYHINDEDINFGSGIGMYTIKSMVSGHGGSATFEKKDNGVLLTIILPIEEVRKDA